In Zingiber officinale cultivar Zhangliang chromosome 8B, Zo_v1.1, whole genome shotgun sequence, a single genomic region encodes these proteins:
- the LOC122017773 gene encoding pentatricopeptide repeat-containing protein At5g48910-like isoform X2: MYGKFGDIDAADKLFNETPHRDIVQWNALLALHLQSNRPWITIKAARRMISEGVRPNEVTVVSIVSSCSRLKALAEGKQLHCYVIKSLAILDTFVHNALINMYANCGCVSDAQMVFQNLRNRNEVSWASMINAYGDNGYLNEAITLFRKMEALGEEADEVTMLSMVSICAKFGRLDLGEWIDEHIKRYGFHRKMHISNALIHMHSRCGNIDKSCKVFSKMARRNLITWTAMIQALAMHGHGQAALAYFSQMQTEGFRPDEVCLLSMINACSHFGLVEEGKHFFRWMVEEQGMRPWMEHYGSMVDLLCRAELVNEAFAFVVSMPLKPDIIIWRTLIGACRDQGNINLARQAVDYITDSEPVDSGNLILKSNLYAMIGDWDSVEEVRSYMRCKEVAKKQPAYSYIESTGI, translated from the coding sequence ATGTATGGCAAGTTTGGAGATATTGACGCTGCAGATAAGTTGTTCAACGAAACTCCTCACAGAGATATTGTTCAATGGAATGCTCTCCTTGCTTTGCACTTGCAGAGCAATCGACCATGGATAACAATTAAGGCTGCGCGACGGATGATAAGTGAGGGTGTGCGTCCTAATGAAGTCACTGTTGTCAGCATTGTCAGTTCCTGTTCACGACTGAAGGCTTTAGCTGAGGGTAAGCAGCTGCATTGTTATGTGATAAAAAGTCTTGCAATCCTCGACACATTTGTGCACAATGCACTGATCAATATGTATGCAAATTGTGGGTGTGTATCCGATGCTCAAATGGTTTTTCAGAATCTGAGAAACAGGAATGAAGTTTCCTGGGCTTCAATGATCAATGCGTATGGTGATAATGGCTACCTGAATGAGGCTATAACTTTGTTCAGGAAAATGGAAGCACTAGGAGAGGAAGCTGACGAAGTAACAATGTTATCTATGGTTTCTATTTGTGCTAAGTTTGGAAGACTTGATTTAGGAGAATGGATTGATGAGCACATAAAGAGATATGGGTTTCATAGGAAAATGCACATTTCCAATGCCCTTATCCACATGCACAGCAGATGTGGGAATATAGACAAGTCTTGCAAAGTATTTAGCAAAATGGCAAGGAGGAATCTGATAACATGGACTGCAATGATACAGGCCTTAGCGATGCACGGGCATGGTCAGGCAGCGCTGGCTTATTTCTCGCAGATGCAGACGGAAGGATTTAGGCCAGATGAAGTGTGCCTCCTGAGCATGATCAATGCATGCAGCCACTTTGGGCTGGTGGAAGAAGGAAAGCATTTCTTTAGGTGGATGGTAGAGGAACAAGGAATgaggccttggatggaacactaTGGAAGCATGGTGGATCTTCTGTGCAGAGCAGAGCTGGTAAATGAAGCATTTGCCTTTGTAGTGAGTATGCCCTTGAAACCAGACATCATCATCTGGCGCACCTTAATTGGAGCATGTAGAGATCAAGGAAATATCAATCTAGCAAGACAAGCTGTGGATTACATAACTGATTCTGAACCTGTGGATAGTGGAAATCTCATTTTGAAGTCAAACTTGTATGCCATGATTGGGGATTGGGACAGTGTTGAGGAAGTGAGAAGTTACATGAGATGCAAGGAGGTTGCCAAAAAACAACCTGCTTATAGCTATATCGAGTCCACAGGCATATAA
- the LOC122017685 gene encoding uncharacterized protein LOC122017685 codes for MFLAGQSHTQRMAWTTGRSNCSPYFPFTFREVAPRSASTMPIIQSPPPSLPPSQPIAVAVLDRDRQHIALRMRASERPSMEMMKEAEGPAHQFYAATSLLFPFLIAFVQFSVRFLSLLLQPGSCSTESLRDRGSPRPAVPRCEAAVSGDDLKLVLQGLGLVAEWEAGSGGGERVEVAQELLEEKTASLAELEEAFYVFNRKEDGFISAEEVWSVMRRLGLREEVSLDDCRRMIGVFDQDGDGRISFSEFRNLLEIAA; via the coding sequence ATGTTTCTTGCTGGACAAAGTCATACACAGCGCATGGCGTGGACAACTGGGCGATCGAATTGCTCTCCATACTTTCCCTTCACCTTCCGTGAAGTTGCTCCAAGGTCGGCATCGACCATGCCTATAATTCAATCTCCCCCTCCCTCTCTCCCTCCCTCGCAACCCATCGCTGTCGCTGTGTTGGACCGAGACCGACAGCACATTGCATTACGCATGCGAGCGAGCGAGCGCCCGTCGATGGAGATGATGAAGGAAGCGGAAGGCCCCGCCCACCAGTTCTACGCCGCCACCTCTCTCCTCTTCCCTTTCCTCATCGCGTTCGTCCAGTTCTCCGTCCGCTTCCTCAGCCTCCTGCTCCAGCCCGGCAGCTGTTCGACGGAAAGCCTGAGAGATCGGGGGTCTCCCCGGCCTGCTGTTCCGCGCTGCGAGGCTGCGGTCAGCGGCGACGACCTCAAGCTTGTGCTGCAGGGGCTGGGGCTAGTGGCGGAGTGGGAGGCAGGCTCCGGCGGCGGGGAGAGGGTGGAGGTGGCGCAGGAGCTGCTGGAGGAGAAGACGGCGAGCTTGGCGGAGTTGGAGGAGGCGTTCTACGTGTTCAACAGGAAGGAGGACGGTTTCATAAGTGCGGAGGAGGTGTGGAGTGTGATGAGAAGGCTGGGGTTGAGGGAGGAGGTGAGTTTGGATGACTGCCGGAGGATGATCGGGGTCTTCGATCAAGACGGCGATGGCAGGATTAGTTTCAGCGAGTTTAGGAATTTACTTGAGATTGCTGCCTGA
- the LOC122016328 gene encoding protein NUCLEAR FUSION DEFECTIVE 6, mitochondrial-like, with translation MAAAIAGARRAFASRCVASHSLPLSASSRPFPSPSPATAFAGLSRRKLRFGISRLPIELGCAQSLMPFHSATATALLTSMLSARSGSWTWLSEEFARTL, from the exons ATGGCGGCGGCGATTGCGGGAGCACGCAGGGCCTTTGCTAGCAGATGCGTCGCTTCTCATTCGCTCCCTCTCTCCGCCTCTTCCAGGccttttccttctccttctccagcTACTGCCTTTGCTGGGCTCTCTCGCCGAAAGCTTCGTTTCGGAATCTCGAG GTTGCCTATTGAATTGGGTTGTGCGCAGTCTTTGATGCCCTTCCACAGCGCTACTGCCACTGCATTGCTCACTTCAATGCTCTCCGCCCGATCTGGAAGTTGGACATGGCTTTCCGAAG AATTTGCCAGGACTCTATGA
- the LOC122017773 gene encoding pentatricopeptide repeat-containing protein At4g38010-like isoform X1, whose translation MKRIEVNPYKWNLVLRGFLDSNVPKKALVAYALMRRRRVKVDGFTLLFVIKACGLFMHNILVGKQVHAHATKLGFQAELVIQTSLLQMYGKFGDIDAADKLFNETPHRDIVQWNALLALHLQSNRPWITIKAARRMISEGVRPNEVTVVSIVSSCSRLKALAEGKQLHCYVIKSLAILDTFVHNALINMYANCGCVSDAQMVFQNLRNRNEVSWASMINAYGDNGYLNEAITLFRKMEALGEEADEVTMLSMVSICAKFGRLDLGEWIDEHIKRYGFHRKMHISNALIHMHSRCGNIDKSCKVFSKMARRNLITWTAMIQALAMHGHGQAALAYFSQMQTEGFRPDEVCLLSMINACSHFGLVEEGKHFFRWMVEEQGMRPWMEHYGSMVDLLCRAELVNEAFAFVVSMPLKPDIIIWRTLIGACRDQGNINLARQAVDYITDSEPVDSGNLILKSNLYAMIGDWDSVEEVRSYMRCKEVAKKQPAYSYIESTGI comes from the coding sequence ATGAAGAGAATTGAAGTTAATCCATACAAGTGGAACCTTGTCCTCAGAGGCTTCTTGGATAGCAATGTCCCAAAGAAGGCACTTGTGGCATATGCTCTCATGAGGAGGAGGAGAGTGAAGGTAGATGGCTTCACTCTCCTCTTTGTCATTAAGGCCTGTGGCCTCTTCATGCATAATATCCTTGTAGGCAAGCAGGTGCATGCTCATGCCACCAAACTCGGCTTTCAAGCAGAGCTGGTGATCCAGACTTCTCTCCTTCAAATGTATGGCAAGTTTGGAGATATTGACGCTGCAGATAAGTTGTTCAACGAAACTCCTCACAGAGATATTGTTCAATGGAATGCTCTCCTTGCTTTGCACTTGCAGAGCAATCGACCATGGATAACAATTAAGGCTGCGCGACGGATGATAAGTGAGGGTGTGCGTCCTAATGAAGTCACTGTTGTCAGCATTGTCAGTTCCTGTTCACGACTGAAGGCTTTAGCTGAGGGTAAGCAGCTGCATTGTTATGTGATAAAAAGTCTTGCAATCCTCGACACATTTGTGCACAATGCACTGATCAATATGTATGCAAATTGTGGGTGTGTATCCGATGCTCAAATGGTTTTTCAGAATCTGAGAAACAGGAATGAAGTTTCCTGGGCTTCAATGATCAATGCGTATGGTGATAATGGCTACCTGAATGAGGCTATAACTTTGTTCAGGAAAATGGAAGCACTAGGAGAGGAAGCTGACGAAGTAACAATGTTATCTATGGTTTCTATTTGTGCTAAGTTTGGAAGACTTGATTTAGGAGAATGGATTGATGAGCACATAAAGAGATATGGGTTTCATAGGAAAATGCACATTTCCAATGCCCTTATCCACATGCACAGCAGATGTGGGAATATAGACAAGTCTTGCAAAGTATTTAGCAAAATGGCAAGGAGGAATCTGATAACATGGACTGCAATGATACAGGCCTTAGCGATGCACGGGCATGGTCAGGCAGCGCTGGCTTATTTCTCGCAGATGCAGACGGAAGGATTTAGGCCAGATGAAGTGTGCCTCCTGAGCATGATCAATGCATGCAGCCACTTTGGGCTGGTGGAAGAAGGAAAGCATTTCTTTAGGTGGATGGTAGAGGAACAAGGAATgaggccttggatggaacactaTGGAAGCATGGTGGATCTTCTGTGCAGAGCAGAGCTGGTAAATGAAGCATTTGCCTTTGTAGTGAGTATGCCCTTGAAACCAGACATCATCATCTGGCGCACCTTAATTGGAGCATGTAGAGATCAAGGAAATATCAATCTAGCAAGACAAGCTGTGGATTACATAACTGATTCTGAACCTGTGGATAGTGGAAATCTCATTTTGAAGTCAAACTTGTATGCCATGATTGGGGATTGGGACAGTGTTGAGGAAGTGAGAAGTTACATGAGATGCAAGGAGGTTGCCAAAAAACAACCTGCTTATAGCTATATCGAGTCCACAGGCATATAA